In a genomic window of Gammaproteobacteria bacterium:
- a CDS encoding TetR/AcrR family transcriptional regulator — MTTPTRPSADNTRATILNAARTCFVETGFAGTSISAIAKKAQINQSLIYHHFGNKQDLWVAVKITILEEYHNSQNMNWDKLLTLKNCEEFISEFIQYRFGFFDQHPDALRIIEWQSLEPDPFQLTAYTPETIQTIIRRIQYFQKQKKLSTHFNPELIFSLLLTIPLGFFRTFRDLSANKSKPQLSKMKKEYIALCIKTFLNGLRDHI, encoded by the coding sequence ATGACAACTCCAACACGTCCGTCTGCAGATAACACTCGAGCCACCATTCTCAATGCTGCTCGGACTTGTTTTGTAGAAACAGGATTTGCAGGCACCTCTATTAGTGCGATCGCAAAGAAGGCACAAATAAATCAAAGCCTCATCTACCACCACTTTGGCAACAAACAAGATTTATGGGTAGCCGTAAAAATTACTATACTCGAAGAATATCACAACTCTCAAAATATGAATTGGGACAAATTATTAACACTAAAAAACTGCGAAGAATTTATTTCTGAATTTATTCAATATCGCTTTGGATTTTTCGACCAACATCCGGACGCACTTCGTATTATTGAATGGCAATCCCTAGAACCCGATCCCTTCCAACTCACCGCCTATACACCCGAAACTATACAAACCATTATTAGACGCATTCAATATTTCCAAAAGCAAAAAAAACTCAGCACTCACTTCAACCCTGAATTAATCTTCTCACTTCTCCTCACCATTCCCCTCGGCTTTTTCCGCACCTTCCGCGACCTCAGCGCCAATAAATCAAAACCGCAACTGTCCAAAATGAAAAAAGAATATATTGCGTTGTGCATCAAAACTTTTCTTAACGGCCTAAGGGATCATATCTAA
- a CDS encoding multidrug effflux MFS transporter has protein sequence MSSNKYVTIWIVVFLAIISLLATDFYTPAMPQMVADLMTQGSMIKLTVTVYILGMALSPLVFGPLSDRVGRRPVLLASAVIGLLGSVFCWLAPNVNLLIIGRLIQGLGLGAGLSLARTIGNDLFEKQEFARIAGIISLVVAVGPAIAPVIGGYLFVHFGWSSIFFLVTFMIAAGGFAVFTYVPETIITRETSAFRLRELLANFRSLIMHRVFISYTILAGLTISIIILFGVLSTFILQKQYHLTPIEYGWIMLLVTGMSFISRTSNIILLRKFTPEYCIAVGLVFMILGSLMALVGSVLQLHYLLCVVIPSMLIVFGAGTIPSNTVALALGPFRQQGGGSAGAIYGSITMLSVFAVSIIGSFLPASNLILALIYLGLSVSSVIVMLTQTSLKQELPSVLNPE, from the coding sequence ATGAGCTCTAATAAATATGTGACTATATGGATCGTGGTGTTTTTAGCCATTATTTCGCTTTTGGCGACTGATTTTTATACTCCGGCTATGCCGCAAATGGTTGCGGACTTGATGACTCAAGGTTCAATGATCAAATTGACCGTTACCGTTTATATATTAGGTATGGCTTTATCTCCGCTGGTTTTTGGCCCTCTTTCAGATCGTGTTGGAAGACGGCCGGTGTTGTTAGCTTCGGCAGTGATAGGCTTATTGGGGTCTGTGTTTTGCTGGTTAGCGCCTAACGTGAATCTTCTCATTATCGGTCGTTTGATTCAGGGGCTTGGATTAGGGGCAGGGTTGTCATTGGCGCGAACGATTGGAAACGATCTTTTTGAGAAGCAAGAATTTGCTCGTATTGCTGGGATAATTAGTTTAGTGGTTGCTGTTGGACCTGCTATTGCGCCGGTGATAGGAGGATATCTATTTGTACATTTTGGTTGGTCCAGTATATTCTTTTTGGTGACCTTCATGATTGCAGCAGGAGGTTTCGCGGTTTTTACTTATGTACCAGAAACAATCATCACACGAGAGACAAGTGCATTTCGGTTGCGTGAGTTGTTGGCGAATTTCAGATCTTTAATAATGCATCGAGTTTTTATTTCTTACACCATACTGGCAGGATTAACTATCAGCATTATTATTTTATTCGGCGTGTTGAGTACTTTTATTTTGCAAAAACAATATCATTTAACTCCTATTGAATACGGATGGATTATGTTGTTGGTAACTGGTATGAGTTTCATCAGTCGTACATCGAATATTATTTTATTGCGTAAATTCACACCTGAATATTGTATAGCTGTAGGTTTGGTATTTATGATATTGGGTTCTTTAATGGCATTAGTTGGAAGTGTGTTGCAACTCCACTATCTGCTTTGTGTTGTAATACCCTCTATGCTAATCGTTTTTGGCGCTGGAACAATTCCATCAAACACGGTGGCTTTAGCGCTGGGTCCTTTTAGACAGCAGGGTGGCGGAAGTGCAGGGGCTATATACGGTTCTATTACGATGTTAAGTGTATTTGCTGTTAGTATTATTGGAAGTTTTTTGCCTGCCAGTAATCTAATTTTAGCGCTGATTTATTTAGGATTAAGTGTATCGTCTGTGATTGTGATGCTGACACAAACTTCTTTGAAGCAAGAATTACCATCGGTGTTAAATCCTGAATAA
- a CDS encoding caspase family protein, which produces MQKIRQVIFASFFVLLATLSFSAQAANLIAIIASDTLDESIGQSVKQDFNHMRKEMQNVAKYTGLTLKEVLMQGKSTNPQLFLQQINSVKANSDDVIVFFFGGHGYRTKSKGSSPWPNLVFSQQDEGLQYEYVIYNLMQKHPRFLLTIADVCNSFIGEKSAPPIVATRSLRAVPSENKIRSNYQHLFLEEEGMINVTSAQIGEFASGSDNEGGAFTYAFLKSLKDETKNAPKASWKTLLDRAKTNVTNDSLRYAQSKDDIQHPYFELSVKND; this is translated from the coding sequence ATGCAAAAGATACGACAAGTTATATTCGCCAGTTTTTTCGTTTTATTAGCAACGCTGTCTTTTTCAGCTCAAGCCGCTAATTTGATCGCAATTATTGCCTCTGACACTTTGGATGAGAGCATCGGTCAGTCTGTAAAACAAGACTTCAACCATATGCGTAAAGAAATGCAAAATGTTGCTAAATATACTGGTTTAACGCTTAAAGAAGTTTTAATGCAAGGAAAGTCAACAAATCCTCAACTATTTCTTCAGCAAATAAATTCCGTTAAAGCAAATAGCGATGATGTCATTGTTTTCTTCTTTGGTGGTCATGGTTATAGAACAAAATCTAAAGGTTCAAGCCCTTGGCCGAATCTTGTTTTTTCACAACAAGATGAAGGACTCCAATATGAATATGTGATTTATAATTTGATGCAAAAGCACCCTCGCTTTCTACTGACTATTGCCGATGTTTGTAATAGTTTTATTGGCGAAAAATCGGCTCCTCCGATTGTAGCAACGAGATCACTACGTGCTGTTCCTTCTGAAAATAAGATCCGCTCAAATTACCAACATCTATTTCTTGAAGAAGAAGGCATGATCAATGTTACTAGTGCTCAAATTGGTGAATTTGCTTCGGGTAGTGACAATGAAGGCGGAGCTTTTACATATGCCTTCCTCAAGAGCTTAAAAGACGAAACCAAAAATGCACCTAAAGCTAGCTGGAAAACACTGCTAGACAGAGCTAAAACTAATGTAACGAACGATAGTCTTAGATATGCTCAATCTAAAGATGACATTCAACATCCGTATTTTGAATTGAGTGTGAAGAACGACTAG